Within Paeniglutamicibacter psychrophenolicus, the genomic segment GCCCGGTCCGGGTCCAGGTCGGGCACCGCGTTGGTCGCCTCGCTCATCACCGTGCGCAGCAGCTGCTGGACGACCAGCAGCGCATAGATTTCCTGTTCCACCAGCAGCACGCTCCTGGAGCGCAGCACCCGGCCCTGCAGCAGGGTGGACTTGATTTCCCGGAACGTCGTTTCGATCTCCCACCGCTGGTGGTAAAGCTCCATCAGCTCCAGGGCCGTGCCCTCTGCCGGGTTGGTGAGGGAGGTGACCAGGCGGTAGGTCTCGCGATGGTCCCCGGCCTTGGTGTGCAGGGTGATGGTGGCATCGAGCACCCGCACCGGCACCCCGGCCAGCAGCGACAGGTAGGACCCGTCGGCCAGGGGCTGGTGCACCGG encodes:
- a CDS encoding transposase, whose protein sequence is MKNRRNLPVHQPLADGSYLSLLAGVPVRVLDATITLHTKAGDHRETYRLVTSLTNPAEGTALELMELYHQRWEIETTFREIKSTLLQGRVLRSRSVLLVEQEIYALLVVQQLLRTVMSEATNAVPDLDPDRASYTVALTMARDLLILGPAGPATGERPGWRALAGRIGDEVLDRLLPARRLRTSSRTVKRAISKFQARASRPHTPTLPATLTVEIVDPAPGLPNGIAA